The Nitrospinota bacterium genome contains the following window.
ATAATAAGTAAAGTGGACGACCGGGCGGATAAACATCGTGTCAAGATGGGGCCAATAATAAGTAAGCTCCAATGGGATAAGCAGCCCAAACGCGACCCGAACGACCACGATGGATGAAGCATCAACAGGCTCAAACAGTTTATGGGAAACCTTATTCAACAATTTTGAATACATAGACTAACTCAGCCTTTTAAGCGCCCGCTCCTACCTCTCCACCATACATATAATTTTACCGACCTCACCGGAAGGCCGCAAGGCCGCCGTCGCGGCCCGCCACGTAGCAGGTTGAGCCCGCCACCGTGGGGCCGCCAAGACACTCAGCCTCCAGGGGTGCGCCCCAGCGCTCGGCCCCGTCGTCGAGGCTGCGGGCGGTCATTAGGCCCTCGGCCCCTGCGACAAGCAAAAGCTCTCCGCTCAAGGCTGGCCCGCCCAGGTGCCGGCCCTTCGTGCGCACCCGCCATCGCTCCGCTCCGTCTTCGAGAGCGAGGGCGACGAGAGTCCCGTCGAAGGCCAGAACGTAAGCCGCGCCTTGTGCGAGCGCCGGGCCCGCGGCCACCCAAGCGGGAAGGCTCAACTGCCATCGCTCCCGTCCCGTGGCTAGCTCCAGGGCCGTGACCGTCCCGTCTGAGGAGCCGACGACTACGAGGCCGTCGGCCGACGCCGCCGCCCCGTCAATCCATCCGCCGGCCTGCCAGCGCCATCGCTCGCTCAAATCCTCTTGGTCCAGGGCGTAGAGGCAATGGTCGCGGGAGCCGACGACCACGAGGTCATCGACCAGCAGAGGTGATGAGGCCAAAGCTCCCCGGGCCGTAAAGGTCGCCGAGACGGCTCCTCCGGCCCTCTTGAGGCGCACCAGCCGCCCGTCCAGCAAGGGGACGAAGAGGGCCTCTTGGGCGGCGGCGGGCGTGGCCACGACGGGAGCGCCGACCTCCGCCTCCCACTCGACAGAGCGGTCCATGAAATCAACGGCGTAGAGCCGGCCCCCGTAGCCCCCGACGTAGGCCTTCCCGTCGAGAACCGCAGCGGAAGCCGGGAGGCTTCCACCCAGAGGAAGCCTCGCGACCTCGCGGCCCCAGGTCTCCTCCAGCAGCACGAGCTCTCCTGTTGTGGTCCCAACCAGCACGAGGCCGTGGCATACTACCGGAGGGGCCACCACAGGGGAGCCAAGCTCAGCCCGCCAAGCCAGCTGCAGGGGGAGCAAAAGGGCGGGCGCCACGCTCCCTGTCCGCCTCGGCCCGCCTCGGCCCTGGGGCCAGTCGTAGGCCACCACAGTCGCCTCCTGGGACGGGGTCGCCTCGCCTAAGGCGTCGGCCCCTGAGCGATGACCAGCTCGAAGGCGCGGGGCCTCAGCGAGGAGGCGCTCGATGCCTCGAAGCTCATCGGCCAGAGCCTCGGCCGAGGGCGTGCGGTGGGCCGGATCGCGCTCAAGGAGGCGGCGGAGGCACGAGACGAGCTCCGGCGCGTGATCGGCCCTGGCATTTCCTAAGGGCTCAGGGTCGCTCGACATGATGCGGCTTGCAAGCTCCCACTGACTTTCGGCCCGAAAGGGGGGCGACCCTTCCAGCATCTCGTAGAAAACCACCCCGAGGCTCCAGAGATCTGAGAGGAAAGTCGCCTGGCCTTTGAGGTGCTCGGGCGCCATATATGGAATGGTCCCGGCCTGGGTGCGGGCCTCCTCGGTCGGCTGGAGAATGCGCGCCAGCCCGAAATCGGCCACCTTTATGTCGCCCTCGGCCGAAAGGAGCAGGTTATCGGGCTTCAGGTCGCGGTGAATGACCCCGCGCCCGTGGGCGTACTTGAGGGCTTCGGCCGCCTGCCCCATCCAGGCCACGGCCTGGGCCGGCTCCACGGGGCCTTCCTTGAGGTGGCGGCGGAGAGACCCGCCGGCAGCATACTCCATTATGAGAAAGAAGGTGTCGTCGTCCTCATCCGTATCGTAGACCAGACAGATATTGGGGTGAATCAGCTGCGCCTGCGTTCGGGCCTCGGCTGCCAGCCGCTCGGTCGTCACCGGGCTCTGGTCGAAGGGCACCTTGAGGGCCCTCGGAGCCTTTAAGACCGGATGCCAGGCCAGGAGCACCTCGGCGAAGGCGCCCTGGCCGAGGCGACCGCGAATCTCGTACTTGCCTAAGGCGGTTCGGGTCATGGGGTATCCGTAGGCGTAGAGAGGTGTTCAGGAGGTCGGCTCTCCCTCTGGAGGGGCTTCTTCATCCTCCTCGACCTCGGCTGCATCTCTCGGCAGCGCAGCCAGAGGCCAAGCCTCCGGCTCTCGGCTCAGGAGACGCTGGAGCCAGGCGGCCGCCTCACTCCCCTCCGGCGGAGGTTTCCGACCGAGGGCTTCCTCAGCGGCCCGCCTGAGCCGCTCGGCGAGACCCGTTTCGGCCAGGATCGACAGCCGCCCTCGGAGGGAAGCGGGCAGCTCCGCCCCCTCGGCCGGAGGGTCCCATTCGGCCTCGAAGGCCCTCACGGCCTCGATGAACTCGCGGCAGGCCGGGCACCGCTCGATATGCCGGGCCAGAGCCTTTCTTGGAGCCTCCTCGCCCTCCCCCGCCAGGTGCTCTGAGATGGCCTCCGCAGGAGGGCAGCTCGCCCCGCTGGCCGTCCAGAGCTCAACCAGCAGCTCTCTGGTCTCGCCAAGCTCATCGAGGCCTCGGCGACACTCTTCGCAGCCCGCCAGATGCGCCTCGACCCTCCTTCCGGCCTCGGCATCGAGCGCTCCCTCAATGTAGGCGACAAGGTCGAGAGTTTCACAGGACGGCATCGTGCTATCCTCCCAAGCGAGGCTCCAGGAGACCGGCCTTGAGCGCCGCCCGGCGGAAGTGCTCGAGGCAGCGCTTAATTTGAACCGAAATGGTGTTCAAGGGCCTCCCGAGCCGCTCGGCTATCTCCCGGTAGCTCTCCAGCAGCCCCAGCTTGTACTCCATGTAGGCCTGGATGACCCCCTTGCAATAGCCCGGCAGACCCTCCAGCAAGGGGCTCCAGCGGGCGAGGTCCCGCCCAGCCAGCACCTTGGACTCAACGGTGGGCCCGCGGTCGGGCCGGCCGGCCACGGGGTCGACCTCGGGCCTCTCCTCCGCCCCCGGCGGCCGCCCCCGGTGGCGAAGGCGCACCTCGGCGGCCCTGTGGTGGTCGTGAACCCGGTTGATGGTCGCGCGCTTGACGAAACTTCGGAACGCATCTGCCGAGCGCACCATCGCGAGACCTTTCTCCATTAGCTGAAGCAGGACGGCCTGGGCGACATCCTCAGCCGACCCGCCGAGGCCCCATTGAGGCCATCGGGCAACGGAAACCACGTAGCCGTAGAGGTAGCCCCACGCCTCCTCATCCCCCTGGCAGCATCGAAGGAAGAGCTCCCGGTCGGAGACCTGGTCCACCGCCTACCCTCCCCCGGCGATTAGGCTCGCCTGCCACGCGGCCTCCAATTTAGGGTACGGCCACCCGAGAGATTCTAGAGCCTCCTCCATCGAGGAGCCGCCGCCGAGCGCGTTCAAGATCGCCCTGAGCCCCTGCCAGCCGACGGCCTCCTCCAGAAAGGCCGCCACGCTGTAGGACTGAGCGTAGGCCAAATCAATGAGGGGCTTTTCCTCCAAGCGCCACAAAGGCCCCTCCAGGGCCTGCAGAGGAAGCAAAGCCTCCCGGCGGGAAGCGGCCTTCAGGCTCTCCACCGCCCGGCGGGGGAGATTCTGGGCCACGAGCTGAGCGATGCCTTCATCCAGCCAGGCAGGGCAGCGCCCACCGGAGGCGGCCTCGACTGCCACGTGCGCCACCTCGTGGGTGAGCAGCAAGACGAGGAAGGGCGGCTCGGGGAGCGCCCCCTCGCCGACGGCCACACGGACCGTCCCGTCGTAAACACCCGCCATCCAGGTGGCAAAAGCCTCCGTGGGGACGGGGCTCTCCCTCCTGAGCTCCTCCTCGGTCTGGTAGACCTCCACAGCGACGCTTTCCGGCAGGGAGCCGACCGTCTCAAGGAGACGGCGGCGGGCCAGCGCGAGCGTCTTGGCGATGGTCTTAAGCAGCGACAGGTCGGCGCTCAGAGGGAAGCGGACGACCCAGCCGGGGCCTTCGACCGACACGCGCTCCCCCGACCCCAAAAGGACCTCCGTGGCCGCCCCGTCCTCAACCAGCAGCGTCTTGACCTTCCCGTAGACCCGCCACTTCTCACCAAGGCGCTTCAGGGCCGACGCAGCTTCGGAGTGCGCCTCGGCCCCCGCGGGAATCGCCCGGTAGGCGTCCTCGGCCCGCTCCCACCGACCGGCGGCCTCGAATAGGCGGCCCAGCGTGAGACGGCGGTCGTGATCCCCAGGCTCCGAGAGGAGGCCAATCTCGTAGGCCTGAACCGCCTCTGGAACGCGGCCGTCGGCGCGCAGCCGGTCGCCCTCGGCGAAGGCCGCCGCGGCAGGGCCCTGAGGGAGGGCATCGGCCGGGAGCGCGTGAACCGTCAGCGTCGTTCGGCCGATTCGAATCTCGTCCCCAGGTCGGAGTAGAGCCCGCTCGATGCGACGGCCGTTTACGAAGGTGCCGTTCGCGGCGCCCAGGTCCTCCAGAAGATAGCCCCCCTCCCTCTCGATAAGGCGTGCGTGATCCCTGGAGACCTCAGGCCCAGGCAGAACCAGGGAGGAGCCGGACCGCCTGCCGATGGTCAGCTCCGGACCCCGGAGGGGCAAGGTGGAGCCCCCTGGGGTGTGGAGGAGAAGCATCATATCTTCGCTCATCGCCCTGTTACCTCATCGGGCCGAGCGCCTGTATCCGGCCTCACGGGCCTCGGCCTCGTCGGCGAAGAGGACCCGGTTGGCCGAGCCGACCCGGTAGTAGAACCGCCCCCCGGGCAGGTGGTAGACCTTGCTCGCAAGGTTGCCGACGACGGGGCCGCCCCAGAGCCCCCTTCGGGCCCGGCGGGCCTCGGCCTCCAGGCGTCCAAAGGCCGCGCGGCGCGGGGCCCCGGCGGTGGCGAGATCGGCATGGACGGCGCCTTGCTCGATAAGCGAGGCGTTGACGTCCGTGCCGTCGGCCAGGGAGACGAAGGCGAGAAGCGCCCCATCGGCCAACTTCGGCTGAGGAGGATAGTCCAGGGCGACGGCCTTCCCGGCGACCAGCTCCGAGAGGGCACGGCGGGCCCGGCTGCCGTAAATCTCATCGCCCACCTTCGGGTCATTGTAGGCGGGAGCCCTAAGCCCCGCCATGCGGATGAGTTGGCCTGAGTTTAGACGAATGCGGTCCCCCGTTAAGATAGCGGCCACGACACCCGTTTCGGGGAGGCCCCCCTGGGCAGTCGCGGCAGGCATCTTGGCCGTATCCAGGGCCGCAGGCGCAGGGGATAACGACCCAAGCCCGAAAGTCCACCAGACGACGAGCCCCGCCGCAAGCAAGGCGAGGCCGGCGGCCGCCAACAAGCGGCCCCGGGGCGCGCTGAGAGGCGCCGACGCTCCCTCGGCGACCTCCAATACGCCGTCGAGAC
Protein-coding sequences here:
- a CDS encoding FHA domain-containing protein is translated as MSEDMMLLLHTPGGSTLPLRGPELTIGRRSGSSLVLPGPEVSRDHARLIEREGGYLLEDLGAANGTFVNGRRIERALLRPGDEIRIGRTTLTVHALPADALPQGPAAAAFAEGDRLRADGRVPEAVQAYEIGLLSEPGDHDRRLTLGRLFEAAGRWERAEDAYRAIPAGAEAHSEAASALKRLGEKWRVYGKVKTLLVEDGAATEVLLGSGERVSVEGPGWVVRFPLSADLSLLKTIAKTLALARRRLLETVGSLPESVAVEVYQTEEELRRESPVPTEAFATWMAGVYDGTVRVAVGEGALPEPPFLVLLLTHEVAHVAVEAASGGRCPAWLDEGIAQLVAQNLPRRAVESLKAASRREALLPLQALEGPLWRLEEKPLIDLAYAQSYSVAAFLEEAVGWQGLRAILNALGGGSSMEEALESLGWPYPKLEAAWQASLIAGGG
- a CDS encoding thermonuclease family protein: MTASMTPGLVEQMLAALHGAEGRWGPSADLVEVSLRLESAEDMGAVARALEDWGAVVVRAEPAGPALQARIPPARLWDLLGLDGVLEVAEGASAPLSAPRGRLLAAAGLALLAAGLVVWWTFGLGSLSPAPAALDTAKMPAATAQGGLPETGVVAAILTGDRIRLNSGQLIRMAGLRAPAYNDPKVGDEIYGSRARRALSELVAGKAVALDYPPQPKLADGALLAFVSLADGTDVNASLIEQGAVHADLATAGAPRRAAFGRLEAEARRARRGLWGGPVVGNLASKVYHLPGGRFYYRVGSANRVLFADEAEAREAGYRRSAR
- a CDS encoding PQQ-binding-like beta-propeller repeat protein, giving the protein MTRTALGKYEIRGRLGQGAFAEVLLAWHPVLKAPRALKVPFDQSPVTTERLAAEARTQAQLIHPNICLVYDTDEDDDTFFLIMEYAAGGSLRRHLKEGPVEPAQAVAWMGQAAEALKYAHGRGVIHRDLKPDNLLLSAEGDIKVADFGLARILQPTEEARTQAGTIPYMAPEHLKGQATFLSDLWSLGVVFYEMLEGSPPFRAESQWELASRIMSSDPEPLGNARADHAPELVSCLRRLLERDPAHRTPSAEALADELRGIERLLAEAPRLRAGHRSGADALGEATPSQEATVVAYDWPQGRGGPRRTGSVAPALLLPLQLAWRAELGSPVVAPPVVCHGLVLVGTTTGELVLLEETWGREVARLPLGGSLPASAAVLDGKAYVGGYGGRLYAVDFMDRSVEWEAEVGAPVVATPAAAQEALFVPLLDGRLVRLKRAGGAVSATFTARGALASSPLLVDDLVVVGSRDHCLYALDQEDLSERWRWQAGGWIDGAAASADGLVVVGSSDGTVTALELATGRERWQLSLPAWVAAGPALAQGAAYVLAFDGTLVALALEDGAERWRVRTKGRHLGGPALSGELLLVAGAEGLMTARSLDDGAERWGAPLEAECLGGPTVAGSTCYVAGRDGGLAAFR
- a CDS encoding zf-HC2 domain-containing protein yields the protein MPSCETLDLVAYIEGALDAEAGRRVEAHLAGCEECRRGLDELGETRELLVELWTASGASCPPAEAISEHLAGEGEEAPRKALARHIERCPACREFIEAVRAFEAEWDPPAEGAELPASLRGRLSILAETGLAERLRRAAEEALGRKPPPEGSEAAAWLQRLLSREPEAWPLAALPRDAAEVEEDEEAPPEGEPTS
- a CDS encoding sigma-70 family RNA polymerase sigma factor produces the protein MDQVSDRELFLRCCQGDEEAWGYLYGYVVSVARWPQWGLGGSAEDVAQAVLLQLMEKGLAMVRSADAFRSFVKRATINRVHDHHRAAEVRLRHRGRPPGAEERPEVDPVAGRPDRGPTVESKVLAGRDLARWSPLLEGLPGYCKGVIQAYMEYKLGLLESYREIAERLGRPLNTISVQIKRCLEHFRRAALKAGLLEPRLGG